Proteins found in one Campylobacter canadensis genomic segment:
- the murA gene encoding UDP-N-acetylglucosamine 1-carboxyvinyltransferase encodes MKYLQITGEQELKGSVKISGAKNATLPILAACLLIKGKVTLTNIPLVSDIYTMIELLSNLGAKCLIDEHSVCIDSSNITSTKALYEIVSKMRASILVLGPLLSRFNECEVSLPGGCAIGQRPIDLHLKALAKLGAKIELKEGYVKASGKLKAANITFDKITVGGTENAILAAVYAEGVTIINNAAMEPEIINLCEFLELAGVKIEGIGSKCLKIHGVKELKSDFTCKIIPDRIEAGTYLCAGAITNSEITITNVNPNHLLAVIDKLNELGVMLDVQEDKISTKKYKKLNSCNIQTSEYPGFPTDMQAQFMALCLCASSDCIIDERLFENRFMHVAELQRMGANISLNNHLAIVKPSKLSAAQVMATDLRASSALVLAALAAKGTSKISRIYHLQRGYEDLCLKLQSLGAKISLKDENDDK; translated from the coding sequence ATGAAATATCTACAAATAACAGGAGAACAAGAACTAAAAGGCAGCGTTAAAATAAGTGGAGCAAAAAATGCTACTTTGCCTATTTTAGCTGCTTGCTTACTAATAAAAGGAAAGGTTACTTTAACTAATATCCCACTAGTTTCAGATATTTACACTATGATTGAATTACTTAGTAATCTAGGAGCAAAATGCTTGATTGATGAACATAGCGTTTGTATTGATTCAAGCAATATAACAAGCACAAAAGCCTTATATGAAATTGTAAGTAAAATGAGAGCAAGTATCTTAGTGCTTGGTCCGTTATTAAGTAGATTTAACGAGTGTGAAGTTTCGTTGCCTGGCGGATGTGCAATTGGTCAAAGACCTATTGATTTACATTTAAAAGCACTTGCAAAATTAGGAGCAAAAATAGAATTAAAAGAAGGTTATGTAAAAGCAAGTGGTAAATTAAAAGCAGCAAATATTACTTTTGACAAAATCACAGTAGGTGGCACAGAAAATGCAATTTTAGCAGCTGTTTATGCAGAAGGTGTTACAATTATTAATAATGCAGCAATGGAGCCTGAAATAATAAATTTATGTGAGTTTTTAGAACTCGCAGGAGTAAAAATAGAAGGCATAGGAAGTAAATGTTTAAAAATACATGGAGTAAAAGAACTAAAAAGTGATTTTACATGCAAAATCATTCCTGATAGAATCGAAGCAGGTACATATTTATGCGCTGGTGCTATTACGAATTCTGAAATCACAATCACAAATGTTAATCCAAACCACCTATTAGCTGTAATTGATAAATTAAATGAACTTGGCGTTATGCTTGATGTGCAAGAAGATAAAATAAGCACAAAAAAATACAAAAAATTAAACTCGTGCAATATTCAAACAAGTGAATATCCAGGTTTTCCAACCGATATGCAAGCACAATTTATGGCTTTGTGTTTATGTGCAAGTAGCGATTGTATTATTGATGAAAGATTATTTGAAAATAGATTTATGCATGTTGCAGAATTGCAAAGAATGGGAGCAAATATTAGCTTAAACAACCATCTTGCAATTGTGAAACCATCAAAATTAAGTGCAGCTCAAGTTATGGCTACTGATTTAAGGGCATCTTCGGCCTTAGTTTTAGCAGCCCTAGCAGCAAAAGGCACTAGTAAAATTAGTAGAATTTATCATTTACAAAGAGGCTATGAAGACTTATGTTTAAAGCTGCAATCTTTAGGTGCAAAAATAAGTTTAAAGGATGAAAATGACGATAAATGA
- a CDS encoding molybdopterin molybdotransferase MoeA, which produces MTINDSFKAINDITFTSQIEEVFIKDAQNRVCAFDIKAQRNSPLFTNSAMDGYALNINDDIKNLKIAYSIFAGDFKEYELKKGECAKIMTGAKLPKNANAVVMKEYANINENIFNTDINVKQNDNIRFVGEEYKENELLISKNTLLNKAHIMLLASNGYHKIKCYKKINVAIFASGDELAESYFSGDYIYNSNSYALFNPYSNSHYLGILKDDYDYVFNALSGASKNYDLIITCAAASVGDADYVKKALSKLGYEDIFSKVLIKPAGPIALYKNKENNFVLTLPGNPMSCYVGAMLYLKKLLLKMQNCSYQAQSYKAKISCDIELKNNKENIIFGTYKDSVFYPFNNGKFSSAQITPLTNHTHFIRLNGSIKKDELIECYENNL; this is translated from the coding sequence ATGACGATAAATGATAGCTTTAAAGCGATTAATGATATTACTTTTACAAGTCAAATTGAAGAAGTTTTTATAAAAGATGCACAAAATAGAGTTTGTGCTTTTGATATAAAAGCGCAAAGAAATTCTCCGCTTTTTACAAACAGTGCGATGGACGGCTATGCTTTAAATATAAATGATGATATTAAAAATTTAAAAATTGCATATAGTATTTTTGCTGGTGATTTTAAAGAATATGAGCTTAAAAAAGGAGAATGTGCAAAAATTATGACAGGAGCAAAACTTCCTAAAAATGCGAACGCTGTTGTAATGAAAGAATATGCAAATATAAATGAAAATATTTTTAATACAGATATTAATGTAAAGCAAAATGACAATATAAGATTTGTAGGCGAAGAATACAAAGAAAACGAACTTTTAATTTCAAAAAACACTCTTTTAAACAAGGCGCATATTATGTTACTTGCTTCAAATGGCTATCATAAAATTAAATGTTATAAAAAAATAAATGTAGCTATTTTTGCAAGCGGAGATGAATTAGCTGAAAGTTATTTTAGTGGAGATTATATTTACAATAGCAATTCTTACGCTCTTTTTAACCCTTATTCAAATAGCCACTATTTAGGAATTTTAAAAGATGATTATGATTATGTTTTTAACGCACTTAGTGGAGCTAGTAAAAATTATGATTTAATAATCACTTGTGCTGCTGCTAGTGTTGGAGATGCAGATTATGTAAAAAAAGCACTTAGCAAACTTGGCTATGAAGATATTTTTAGCAAGGTTTTAATAAAACCAGCAGGACCAATAGCTCTTTATAAAAATAAAGAAAATAATTTTGTTTTAACCTTACCAGGCAATCCTATGTCTTGTTATGTTGGAGCTATGCTTTATTTAAAAAAACTTCTTTTAAAAATGCAAAATTGCAGCTATCAAGCACAAAGCTATAAAGCAAAAATTTCTTGTGATATTGAGCTTAAGAATAATAAAGAAAATATAATTTTTGGTACTTATAAAGACAGTGTGTTTTATCCATTTAATAATGGTAAATTCTCAAGTGCACAAATAACTCCACTAACAAATCATACACATTTTATTAGACTAAATGGTTCTATTAAAAAAGATGAATTGATTGAATGTTATGAAAATAATTTATAG
- the flgA gene encoding flagellar basal body P-ring formation chaperone FlgA, with amino-acid sequence MKIIYSILALCLSLNAASLKEQLAKSFLAQKINLNIVSIQIKPENDDNCILSSAVKLNTQGIFRAICNNQNKQFSYTLNATSKVLILKRNIAKDEAISLSDVLQKNIAFKQAPNDALSMLDENSYAKSFLKANTILTQNKLKPNYVINKEDSVVGIIDDGNLSVFIDLTALQNGVKGQRIRLKNSDGKVIYGEILNNKQVLIR; translated from the coding sequence ATGAAAATAATTTATAGTATTTTAGCCTTATGCCTTAGCTTAAATGCAGCTAGTTTAAAAGAGCAATTAGCTAAAAGCTTTTTAGCTCAAAAAATAAATCTTAATATTGTATCAATTCAAATAAAGCCAGAAAATGATGATAATTGCATTTTAAGCTCGGCAGTTAAGCTAAATACTCAAGGTATTTTTAGAGCAATTTGCAATAATCAAAACAAACAATTTTCATACACTTTAAATGCAACTAGCAAGGTGCTTATTTTAAAAAGAAATATTGCAAAAGATGAAGCAATTAGCCTTAGTGATGTTTTACAAAAAAACATAGCCTTTAAACAAGCACCAAACGATGCTTTAAGTATGCTAGATGAAAATTCTTATGCAAAATCCTTTCTTAAAGCAAATACTATATTAACTCAAAATAAATTAAAACCTAATTATGTAATAAACAAAGAAGATAGCGTTGTAGGCATTATTGATGATGGAAATTTAAGTGTTTTTATTGATTTAACAGCACTGCAAAACGGTGTAAAAGGACAAAGAATTCGTCTTAAAAATAGCGATGGAAAAGTAATTTATGGAGAGATTTTAAATAACAAACAGGTGTTGATTAGATGA
- a CDS encoding UbiX family flavin prenyltransferase: MRILICISGASGAKLALKLAKFLNKEHKVYVVFSKGAKLVLKHEEGLNIKKYLKKHKITYFKDSNLAASVSSGSFLIDCAFFYASCDFLANVLYGRTNTLITRAFNVNLKENRKIIIAPRESPFSSIMLKNLKKLNSLGCIIAPALISTYSKSKQSDFIIGKWCDLIGIKHNLFKRWEGK, encoded by the coding sequence ATGAGAATTTTAATTTGTATTAGCGGTGCTAGTGGAGCAAAATTAGCTTTAAAATTAGCAAAATTTTTAAATAAAGAACATAAGGTTTATGTTGTGTTTTCTAAAGGTGCAAAGCTTGTTTTAAAACACGAAGAAGGTTTAAATATAAAAAAATATTTAAAAAAACATAAAATAACTTATTTTAAAGATAGTAATTTAGCAGCAAGTGTTTCAAGTGGTTCATTTTTAATTGATTGTGCTTTTTTTTATGCTAGTTGTGATTTTTTAGCTAATGTGCTTTACGGTAGAACAAATACATTAATTACAAGAGCCTTTAATGTAAATCTTAAAGAAAATAGAAAAATAATAATCGCTCCAAGAGAAAGTCCATTCTCAAGCATAATGTTAAAAAATTTAAAAAAATTAAACTCTTTAGGTTGTATAATAGCACCTGCTTTAATTAGCACTTACTCAAAAAGCAAACAAAGTGATTTTATAATTGGAAAGTGGTGCGATTTAATAGGTATAAAGCATAATTTATTTAAAAGATGGGAAGGCAAATGA
- the coaD gene encoding pantetheine-phosphate adenylyltransferase — translation MKKAIYPGTFDPITNGHLDVIKRALGIFDELIIAVAKSDKKNPYYDLQTRLSLVKKATKGLNVKVLDFSCLLVDFAKKQEVYTIIRGLRAVSDFEYELQMHYANASLNKKIETIYLMPSLENAFISSSIVRSIKAHNGDISNLIPKEILKDIM, via the coding sequence ATGAAAAAAGCAATTTATCCAGGCACATTTGACCCTATTACAAACGGGCATTTAGATGTAATAAAAAGAGCTTTAGGTATTTTTGATGAACTAATAATAGCAGTTGCAAAAAGTGATAAAAAAAATCCTTATTATGATTTACAAACAAGACTTTCTTTGGTAAAAAAAGCCACAAAGGGTTTAAATGTAAAGGTACTTGATTTTTCTTGCTTATTAGTTGATTTTGCAAAAAAACAAGAAGTTTATACAATTATAAGGGGGCTTCGTGCGGTAAGTGATTTTGAATATGAACTACAAATGCACTACGCAAACGCATCTTTAAATAAAAAAATTGAAACCATTTATTTAATGCCTAGCTTAGAAAATGCTTTTATTTCAAGCTCCATTGTAAGAAGCATAAAAGCACATAACGGAGATATAAGCAATCTTATTCCAAAAGAAATTTTAAAGGATATTATGTGA
- the tmk gene encoding dTMP kinase codes for MSYIVFEGADFVGKSTQIELLKKDYKNAIFVNEPGFTELGKSLRKLILNENMSDDCRNFLFLADRAQLFSSLDFNKIIISDRSFISHLAYASKKDYDLLLQCNLKVMKNVLPSAVIYLYLEKEEFLKRMKNRNLDEIEKKGVEYFLKVQKNYERVLEKLNLNMIKINASEDILNINKKIKDFINDKCN; via the coding sequence GTGAGTTATATTGTTTTTGAAGGTGCTGATTTTGTTGGCAAGAGTACACAAATTGAACTTTTAAAAAAAGATTACAAAAACGCAATTTTCGTAAATGAGCCAGGTTTTACCGAGTTAGGAAAAAGTTTAAGAAAGTTAATTTTAAATGAAAATATGAGCGATGATTGTAGGAATTTTTTATTTTTAGCTGATAGAGCGCAACTTTTTTCTAGTCTTGATTTTAATAAAATTATTATTTCTGATAGGTCTTTTATATCGCACTTAGCTTATGCTAGTAAAAAAGATTATGATTTATTACTACAATGCAATTTAAAAGTAATGAAAAATGTGTTGCCAAGTGCAGTTATTTATTTATACTTAGAAAAAGAAGAATTTCTTAAAAGAATGAAAAATCGCAATCTTGATGAAATTGAAAAAAAGGGTGTAGAATATTTTTTAAAAGTACAAAAAAATTATGAGCGTGTTTTAGAAAAATTAAACCTAAATATGATAAAAATAAATGCAAGTGAAGATATTTTAAATATTAATAAAAAAATAAAGGATTTTATAAATGATAAATGCAATTAA
- the hisS gene encoding histidine--tRNA ligase — protein sequence MINAIKGMNDLLDDDARIYELVINTSSKVAKNYGYSYIQIPHLEQSALFKRSVGESSDIVGKEMYEFNDKSGDSVCLRPEGTAGVVRAFIEKKMDKANSVKRWFYHGSMFRYEKPQRGRYREFHQFGIECFNIASVYEDASVIMILKDIFDELDIKYTLKINSLGTPETLNNYRAKLREFCADLNLCEDCKRRFNTNIIRVLDCKNDSCQNALKNAPNLSEFLDEECKKDFAKLQELLKENNVSFVIDERLVRGLDYYSKSAFEFISDEIGAKAAIAGGGRYDYLVEYLGGAKSYGVGFAMGVERVMDILKSKQNILKKENKIYFCVLDEKYLNYAFKIASMLRKENKNVILNYEAKKMQKHLNNALKQDYNYFLALGEDEMKENKILFKDLAKQEQKIILIDELKELL from the coding sequence ATGATAAATGCAATTAAGGGAATGAATGATTTATTAGATGATGATGCAAGAATTTATGAATTAGTAATTAATACATCAAGCAAGGTAGCTAAAAATTATGGGTATTCATACATTCAAATTCCACATCTTGAACAAAGTGCTTTATTTAAAAGAAGTGTTGGAGAAAGCAGCGATATTGTTGGCAAAGAAATGTATGAATTTAATGATAAAAGTGGAGATAGTGTTTGTCTTAGACCTGAAGGAACTGCAGGGGTTGTAAGAGCCTTTATTGAAAAGAAAATGGATAAAGCAAACAGTGTAAAAAGATGGTTTTATCACGGTTCAATGTTTAGATATGAAAAACCTCAGCGTGGAAGATACAGAGAATTTCATCAATTTGGAATTGAGTGCTTTAACATAGCTAGCGTTTATGAAGATGCAAGTGTGATAATGATTTTAAAAGATATTTTTGATGAATTAGACATTAAATATACCTTAAAAATAAATTCTTTAGGAACACCAGAAACATTAAATAATTATAGAGCAAAATTAAGAGAATTTTGCGCTGATTTAAATTTATGCGAAGACTGCAAAAGAAGATTTAATACAAATATAATAAGAGTGCTTGATTGCAAAAATGATTCTTGCCAAAACGCCTTAAAAAATGCTCCGAATTTAAGCGAGTTTTTAGATGAAGAATGTAAAAAAGATTTTGCAAAATTGCAAGAGCTTTTAAAAGAAAATAATGTTAGCTTTGTTATTGATGAAAGATTGGTTCGTGGGCTTGATTATTATTCTAAGAGTGCATTTGAATTTATAAGTGATGAAATAGGTGCAAAAGCAGCCATTGCTGGTGGTGGCAGATATGATTATTTGGTTGAATATTTAGGCGGAGCAAAATCATACGGAGTTGGCTTTGCAATGGGCGTTGAAAGAGTTATGGATATATTAAAATCTAAGCAAAATATTTTAAAAAAAGAAAATAAAATTTATTTTTGCGTTTTAGATGAAAAATATTTAAATTATGCTTTTAAAATTGCTTCAATGCTAAGAAAAGAAAATAAAAATGTAATTTTAAACTATGAAGCTAAAAAAATGCAAAAACATCTAAATAATGCACTAAAGCAAGATTATAATTATTTTTTAGCATTAGGCG